AGCGCCCAGTTCGCGCGCAAAGGCCCTTTCTCCCTCGCTCCGCGCGAAGACAAAAATCTTTGAGTGTGGATATTTATGTTGTGTCATCTGTATTACGAGATGGGCCGAGGCGCCAAAGCCGATCAAACCGAGATTGTCCCCGTCTTCCAAGCCCGTAAGCCTGAGAGAACGGTACCCGATTGCACCTGCACACAAAAGCGGTGCCGCCTCCATATCAGTAAAGGCATCAGGTATCTTGAAAGCAAAGCCTTCCCGGACAGTAGCATACTCGGCATAACCGCCATGGGTATCCCTGCCGGTTGCCTCAAATTGTTCGCAGAGGTTGTCGTCACCTCTGAGACAGAATCCGCATCTCCCGCATGCAGAATGTATCCAGCCAATGCCAACCCTGTCCCCGATCTTCAGTTTGCCTACACTTTTACCTGTCTCTACAATGTTCCCGACAATCTGATGACCGAGGACAATGGGAAATTGTGGCGGGGGAGTCCTGCCCTCAATCTCGTCCAGTTCGGTATGGCATACGCCACAGGCAGAAACCTTGACAAGAACCTCCTCGTCTTCCGGTACAGGGACAGGAAGATCGACAAGAGACAGAGGGTTCTTTTCCTCCGGAAGCCTGCTGATTCTATTCAATGCCATTGCCTTCATTTTTCCCTCCCGTGATTTTTGTCAGAAAAAATATACCACAAACAGAAAGCTTCTCAAATATCTCAATATCTTAATCTATTTATCTTTTATGTTCAAATTGACTTATGCATCTTAATTTGAATACAGAGGGGTAATGTGCTATGATAAGCGAACAAAAAGGAGGTAACCATGCCATCTAACACAAAAAAAACGGAACTGATAAGGAAAAGGAAAAGAACGGCTTCAGGAAAAAAGAGAAAAAAAGTCATGTCTAAGACGTCAACCCCCGTATTCCCGATACACGTCGAAAAGAATGAGTAATACCCTGCGGTACGAAATCGGTCCCATAAGACCGCCGAACGAAGCATACAGCCTGCTTGTGCGCTTCACAAGAAACTGTTCATGGAATCAATGCGCTTTTTGTCATGTATACAAGGGAAGAAGATTCGAAAAAAGGACACTGGATGAGGTCAGGAGAGATATTGATACAATAAAGACCATATACGACGATATTATGGACTTATCCCGGAAACAGGGGTTTGCTGGTAAAATCACCGAACCTCTTGCCGAATCTATTTTCTCAAGTAATGCCTATAACGAATGTTATAAAAGTATCGCCGTGTGGCTCTACTTCGGCGGGAAAAACGTTTTCATCCAGGATGCCAACTCCTTAGCCATGAACCCCGAAGATTTTATCGCTGCACTTACCTATTTGAAAGAAATGTTTCCTTCCATTGACAGGGTAACATCCTATGCCCGCTCACGGACCATCGCAAAGAGGCTTACCGCTGACAACTTAAAAAGGATGAAGGATGCCGGTCTCACGAGACTCCACATAGGATTGGAATCGGGGAGCAACTTTCTCCTCAAATACATGAACAAAGGTGTCACAAAAGAAGAACATATTGAGTGCGGGGAAAAGGTGAAGGCGTCGGGGATAGAGCTTTCAGAATACATAGTGCTCGGTATGGGCGGCAGGAAATGGTGGAAGGAACATGTCCAGGATACATCCGATGCCCTGAATATTATCAATCCTGATTTTATCCGCTTCAGGACGTTGAAAGTGACCAAGGATATGCCTCTTTATGAAAAGGTAGAAAGCGGTGATTTTATCCTTTCCACAGAAGAGGAAATACTTCTGGAAGAAAGGTTCCTTATTGAACACCTCAACGGCATAACAAGTTACATAAAAAGTGACCATATTCTTAACCTCCTTGAAGAGGTTGAAGGGAAGCTTCCCGAAGAAAAAGAGAAATTACTGGGGGTTATTGACGAATTCCTCTCGCTTACCGATGAACAAAGACTCGTATTCAGGTTCGGGAGAAGGGCAGGTATCTACAGGCAGCTCAATGATCTCAATGACGAACTCACCTATTTCAAGATAAAAAAACAGATCCGGGAAATGGAACAGAAAGAGCCCGGAAGCGTAGAAAAAACCCTCTTGCTACTCCTCGAAAATTACATCTAAGACGCTACCTTTTGCATTTGATTTCTCAACGGTTGTATAGTTTAATAGAACATGATTTCGCTTATACGGGAGAAGGTAAAACAGTATAACCCAAAAACCATGGAAAGCCCCGGAGCCCTTTGTGCGGGTGTCGTGATACCTATATATGAAAAAGAGCAGGAATCCTTCATTGTCCTCACCAAACGGTCAAATGAGGTAAGAATGCACAAAGGCGAGGTCTCTTTCCCGGGAGGTATGTGCGAAGACGATGATGGCAGTGTCATGAATACCGCGCTTCGTGAATGCTGTGAAGAGATTGGTGTGAGAAAAAATGATGTTGAGATTATTGGAAGATTAGATGATATGCATACACTGACGGGGTTTGTCATAACGCCTTACGTGGGTATAATCCCTTACCCTTACAGATTCAAAACCAACCCCGTAGAAGTTGCCTACCTCATTAACCTGCCCGTAGAATATCTTATGGGTGTTAACCCGGTTATGGAAGAGGCGGAGCACATGGGCAATATACAGGTAGTGCCGTCTTTTTATTACAATGGCGACAGGGTATGGGGTGCCACATGTCGCCTGCTTCTGCAGTTCAGAAAAATTGTAAATAATGAAACAATTTAATTTCAAGGTACTTTTAATCCTCTCTTTGGGGCATCTGGTCGTCGATATATACCAGGGCGCGCTTCCTGCCACCCTGCCATTTTTAAAGGAAAAGCTCTCACTTTCCTATACCATGACCGGTGTTATTCTGATGATGGCCAACTTTACCTCATCGGTGCTCCAGCCCCTCTTTGGCTTTTATTCCGACAGGAAAACAAAGGCAGTGCTTCTACCCATCGGTTTGCTTGCTGCAGGCATAGGGTTTTCCCTTTTGTCCATTCCAACAAATTATTTTATTGTTCTTTTTCTTGTGGTGATAAGCGGGCTCGGCGTTGCCTCCTATCATCCGGAAGGTTATAAAACTGCTCACTTTTTTACCGGCGAAAAGAGCGTCACCGGCATGTCTATTTTCTCTGTGGGCGGAAATTTTGGTTTTTCTCTGGGGCCCCTCTTTGCAATATATATCATCCAGTATCTCGGATTTTCTTCGCTCCCTCTTATTGTTGTGCCATCGCTCCTGTGCACAGCCGTTATCATTTATTACAGAAAAACAATCGCTATTCCGAGACTTGCCCACGCCGAGCAGCAAAAGACTGCATCCAAAGCCCCGGTAGGCGCCTATATCTCGCTTTTTCTTGTTATTGCCATTGTTGTCATGCGGTCCTGGACACAGATGGGATTGCTCACTTACATACCCTTTTACTACATCAACCACCTGAAAGGCGATCCGCTATTTGCAGGGAATCTTATATTCGTCTATCTCGTATGCGGCGCTGCCGGCACACTTATCGGCGCACCCTTTGCGGACAGGTGGGGGCATAAATTATTTCTGCGTCTGTCCATGTTCCTTGCCACAATAACCCTTCCCCTTATCTTTGTGCCCTTTATCCAAAAGACCTATCTCATATTTATCGTCCTTGGTATTCAGGGGATGCTCCTTATATCAACATTTTCCGTAACGATAGTTATGGCACAGAAGCTTCTTCCGAATAAACTCGGTGTTGCCTCCGGTCTCATGGTGGGTTTTGCCATAGGCACCGGTGGAATCGGTGTAACCCTTCTCGGTTTGGTGGCCGACAATTTTGGCGTACCCGTAGCCCTTGAGTCTATAATGATACTTCCGCTTATAGGATTCATTCTGAGTCTGGTAGTAAGGTATAAAGGATAAAAACAGCGTGGAGCATAATTCTTAATTGCATTTAACGCTATCTGGTATGCGCTGAGGAGCGGTATATGAAGCCTATTATTAGCATAGTTGGTCGTCCGAATGTAGGTAAGTCCACTTTATTCAACAGGATTGTAGGATACAGCAAGGCTATCACCGAGGATACCCCTGGTGTTACAAGGGACAGGAACTACGGTGAATTTGAGTATGACGGGAGAGAATTTGTCCTTGTTGATACCGGCGGATTCGAGCCTGCAACTGAAGACAATATGTTTCAATTAGTTGAGCGCCAGATTCACGTGTCCATGGACGAATCGTCTGCCATCCTCTTCGTGCTTGATGGAAAAGACGGTTTATTGCCCCAGGATACTGAGATTGCGAATGTTTTAAGAAAGCACAGCAAACCTGTATTTTATGTGATCAACAAGGTAGATTCGCAAAAGAGAGAAAACGATCTTACCGAATTTTACAAACTCGGCACAGGAAAGCTTTATCCGGTGAGCGCTGCCCACGGGCTCGGTATTGGCGAGCTGCTGGATGATGTTTGCAGGGCATTGCCGGTCAGGGGTCAGGGGTCAAAAGATAGGGGTCAAGGGGTCAAGGGGTCAAGGGGTCAAGGGTCAGGGGACCAAGGGTTCGAGGGTTCGAGGGTTCGAGGGTTCGAGGGTTCGAGAGGTCAAGAAAACACTTCAAAAGAGGACGACCAGAGCGAAAACGGTGCTGATCAGTCCGAAATCCGAAATCCGAAATCCGAAATTTTAATTGCCATTGCTGGCAGGCCCAATACCGGTAAATCTTCCATTGCAAACAGGGTTCTCGGTTCAGAAAGGATGATCGTCAGCGAAATCCCGGGCACAACCAGGGACTCCGTGGACACAAAAATTACATTTATGGGCAAAGACGTCATTCTCATCGATACTGCCGGACTGCGCAGAAAAAGCAGGATTTCCATGAAGGTTGAGGAATATTCTGTTTCAAGCGCAATAAGAACCATCGAGAGGGCGCATGTCGTAAACCTTGTCATAGACGCTGCAGAAGGGGTAAGCCATCAGGATGCCAGTATCGCACATATGGTTCTTTCAAGGGGGAAAGGTCTCTGCATCGTTATTAACAAGTGGGACCTCGTAAATGAAAAGGCAAGGCAAAACGAATACGAGCAGATGGTTATGAACAGGATCCCCCACTGCTCCTTTGCACCGCTTGTCTTTGCCTCTGCAAAAACAGGGAAGAATATTGAGAGAATAATTGAAACAGACATAAGGATATACGGCCAGTTGCAGAAGATAATACCTACACCCACCCTGAATAAAGTCTTTGAAGGGTTTTTGAAAAAGACTGCCATTCCCCGGGTACAGGGAAATCAGATAAAAATCTTTTACGTGAACCAGGTAACCACATCTCCCCCCACGTTTCTCCTCTTCTCCAACCGTCCCGAACTCATACCCGAGCATTACAAACGGTACCTTGAAAACTCCCTGAGGGAAAAGTATGCTTTTACGGGTGCACCGATAAGGCTGTTTTTCAGGAAGAAATAAGCCAAACGTTTCTTATTGTCCGAATCTCAGAAGAAAATTTCAAAAGTGAAGCTCCCCGCCTACAAGGCGGGGAGCTTCACTGCACCGGCTATAAACCCAATCGACACCGAATCGAACCCACCCAATTGATAGGCCTTCTCCATCAGGTCAAATGTTAAAGCTGAGATAAGCACGCCTGACCCGAAGGCCATGACAGACCCTACCACCCTTTTGGATACCTTCATATAGAGGCCAATCAAGACCCCAATGAAGAGCGCCGCCCCACCTATGAGCCCATAGATACCTGCAGTTATCATTGGCTGTGTCCAGTTAAAAAATAGTTCATGCCCTCGCTACCATATTATCTATTCCGTACAATCTTGATTATTCATAGAACTATACACCATTGCAGGAAATTTTACATCTGAGGATTTCAGGAAGACAGCCGTATTTTGCAGGAGCAGAAAACAAGCCGTTATACAATTGCACATTCCTGGAATAACGCGCTGTTTACTTCTTGGCCTTTTTCTTCGGAGCCGACTTTAGTGAACGCTTCTGCTTTTTGCCGCTGAATGCCCAATACCCCAGGATAATGAGGTTTATGGGAGTAACAATGGAAAGAATACCCCATAAAATCGGGTTTCTTCCGTTCTTTGAGGCGATCCTGCCAAAACATATGGCGATGTACAGGATCAGTACGATGATAACGATATAGTGGAACGGCTGCATTGAGAATCCGTCAAATGATTTCATAAATGAACGTAGTGTGGTCATAAATTCAATACCTCCTCATCAACTTTTCTGAATATGCTATATGTTTTTGCCAGTTATCAATATAGACACCGGCAAGATTCGGGATAAGTATCCTTTCCTGATCACTCGGTTGATGCCTCAATCTTTTTTAAAATAGGGTTATCAGCCAGGAATATATTAATAGTCTCAGTCACGTCATCAAAAATGAGAACTGCCAATCCGTTTTCAAGTTTATGTCGTACCTGTCTGAATTTTGCTTTTTGAGAAGCCTCTATCTCACCATAATCAGTGCCGTCTCTTGAAATAAATTCTTCAATAACACCTTGTATGGCTTCAGGACTGAGTTTGTTGACTGGAATTATATGGATAGACATTTATCGTATTATCTCTTTTGCCGGTAACCCATTAAATATTATGCCTGAAACAGGAGTTCCGCAATAATCACAACCTCAAACCGGGCAAATATTGTCATATGTACACCTCAAGAGCACTGCCAGATAGAAATATCGGCTTATTGGCAGTGAGTGGGTGAGATAAAATGTCAAAAAACGTTCCGCCATCAAAGACAGAACGCTTTTTGACGATGAATCATCAAGGAAACCGAGGAACCGCCTCGAATTCCTTTTGACCGGATTTATTTCTTTTTCGGTGTTTCAGCCTTTGCAGGAGTGGCAGGGAGTTCTTTAACGGCGGCATCCCACTTATCGATAATAGCCTTTAGTTCACCGGCTTTTGCCTTGGCACCGATCGGATCGGAAGCGATCATGTCTTTGGTTGCTTTCATGCCTTCCTCAAAGGCCTTGGCGTCAGTGGCCCAGGCATCCTTCTTGTCTTTTAGGCTCTTTTCTACCTTTTTAACAGCGGCTCCAAGGTTTTTCCAGCCATCTTCAAGGCTCGCTACGGCTGTGTTTACCTCATCGGTCATAGCCTTCTTGCCTGCTTCGACGGCCCCTGTAGCTTTCTCGAAGGCGGACTTGGCATCGATATAACCCTGCTTCGCTTCCTTATATTTTTTTTCGTTCATCAGAGATTCTGCTTTGTCCCAGAGGCTCTTGGCAGCTCCAAAATCGGCGGCGGCATACTTGTCGGCTCCAGCAGACACGGCTGCATCAGCGGCTGCCTTGGCGGCAGATTTCTCAGCATCTGGTGGTGTTGCACAACCAACAAACACAAGGGCCAATGAGAAAACTATCAATAATAATACTGCATGCTTGAAATGTTTCATAATATTACTCCTCCATTATTTTATTGAGCGTTATCGACAAAAAATTACAACACAAATTATTTGTATTACAACAAGTTTTTCAAGGTCTTCTTTCTTTAACCGGATAAGAAAAAGAAAGCGGACCCGAAGGCCCGCCTGGTCTTCATTTATTTCTTCTTCGGTTTGGCCGGTGCCTTCTTTGCAGGTTTTGCTATTGCCTTTCCGCTGACTACTGCCTTTAAAGCCGCACCTGCGGAGAACTTAGGCACTTTCTTTGCGGCAATCTTAATCTCCTTGCCGGTCTGAGGGTTTCTGCCCTTTCTTGCCTTTCTCTCTGCAACTGAGAATGTCCCAAATCCTACGATTGTTGTTTTCTCACCCTTCTTGAGCGCCCCTTCGATACAGCCGATGATTGTCTGGAATGCTTCGTCTGCAACTTTTTTTGTGACTTTAACCTTTTCTGCTACCTTTGCTACAATTTCTGCCTTAGTCATCTTCAACTACCTCCTTGGATATGTTTGAATATATCTATGATTATCAGGCAAATAGACCTTACCTGTTGTGTGAACCCTTGCAGTAATAACTATCTATGAAATATATAAGCATAACTCTCAACAATGTCAAGGGATATTTGTGTTTAATTGTTAGATATCTTTATTTTTCAGCTATTCAGGAGAGGGGCTGATTCTAAAGGCTTACAGTTGCTGTGTTTATGATATTGTGGTAGAGAACGGCAAATATCTTATTTCCAGATCAAGGGCCGGTATCAAACAACATAGTCTTCAACGGTAACACATTTCGGTAACTCCCTATTTGCCACCAGTTCATTCCGGTCATTATAAAACAATTATGATTATCTTTTCATCTTCTTCGATAAATTCCATTGAATAGTATGTGCTTTTGTATGTGGCCATGTTATTTACCGGCAAGATTCTTTGTGAGAGCTTCTTTCAAGATAACATACAAACTCATAAAACACCGATTATCTCTGCCAGTCTTATGGACGTCACATCTTTTATCAATGGTTTTACAATCCTCTTTTTTCATTAAACACATGCCAGGAATAAAAGGTTACCCTTTCTTTGTAAAAGGGTTTTCCAATTTGAAATCTTGTAGCCTTAGCAGAAATGCGTTTTTGCTGAATGCACCTTATCATTTCATAGGTAAAAACAGCACTTCAAGGCGATATTATTGGGTTTTCAACTCAAAAACCATATTCAAAGGGTTAGTTTTTATAACTCAACACTCAAAACTCAGAACTCAACACTGCTTTTAAAGGGCTTGGTCCGACCCCAATTACGCCCCCTCTCATTTCATATCCTCTACCAACCCGTGAAAGGTCTTCACCCATTCATTCCATAGGCGATCAAAATCCGGCGTGTTTTTCAGCATTGGCCCCAATCGGTCGAGCCATGCCTTTTCGTTCCACTCTCGCAGCGTGTCCGAAGTCAGACCCCTAATATCAGGCTGCATGCCCCGAATATGGCACTTCTCATCGAAAAGAGGTTTCAGTTCTTTCCATGAAAAATACTCTCCTGATTTGCACAGAATATACCAGAGATCATACAAATCTCTCGGACGTGGCCACTTCTTCTGCTGCTGCAGTAGTGATCTCATCTTTTCCGCAAGGATTTCTCTTTTGGAATAAGTCGTAATACTGAATGCCGAAAGGTCGGAATAGCCCGGTTTGACGGAATGGACAACCGCTTTATCAAGAACAGGTTCATCAAAGGTCAGATGCACCTTGACCTGTGGTAATCCCTGCCGTCGCGCCCCACCCCGATTGTACTCTACGGGAATCTCAATCTGAAAATCGCCCGACACCGTCAGAGGCTCACGCATGGACAAACGAATGCCCGATTCCCGCAAAACCCACGCGGCAACCGTGTCGAGCAGACGGAGCGATGTCTCAAGGTTTTTTCCGTCGGGCCTGCAGCTGAAGTCAATGTCCTCAGAGAACCGGTAACCCTTATAATAACAGTGTCTCAAACATGTCCCGCCCTTGAAGACCCAGCCGTGCTCTTTTGCTCCTGAATGTGCCAATCCCGACAGAAGCCAGAGTATGACATAGTCTTTTTCAACCTGATCAAAACGGAGCTCTTCCTGTTCCGCCACGCGATGCAGTTCCGTCGTCGTAATCATGATTGTATCTCCGTGTTTACCAGAAGACCCCACCGCCTGTTGTATTTCCCGCGCTTCGGCATGGTCGGGTCAAGCGGTGAAAAACCTGGAGCACGCGGTATCGCTGTGCGAAGTGCTTCTATGTCTCCCAGCCCCAGCGTTTCCATCATAAACCCGAGCCGCTTTGCAACAGCAGAATTACCGATTTTTGCGGCGTACATCCTCAGATTCTTCTCATCCAGCATCTTCCATGAGGTCGTCAATGCCTTTGCGATTTCATTCACCCCGCCTACGTACTGCGGAAGATCCAATCCGTCGATGATCGTCTTCTCCAGATCCGTGACACTGAAGGGAATCTCGTCTATCCAGTCCTTCATAACGCCAAAAATCTTGTCCGGTTTCAGCGACACGATCCTGTAGGTCACTCCCAGCACATCTTTCGGCTGGCGGCGTACGGGATGGTCAGTAGCCACGAAGACTGTACGGGGAAGCTGTTCTGTCATGCCGTGATGGTTGAGCGCCGACCAGTACGCAATCACCGCCGGAGATACGAGTTCCATGGCGACCACAAACTCATGCAACTGCGGCGAACGATCCTCGCCTGAAGAGAGCGGAACAACCGCGAACCGCCCTCGTCGGATGCGTCGTATCCAGCCCTTACTTTGAAGCCGTTCAAGAAATTGAGGAGTCGGATCATCCTTTGTATGCCCCAATATCTGGCGCGCAAAGGCAAGGCTGAAGGTGGGGTGAACCCCTGCCTTGGCAAGAAATCCGGCCTCCATCTTCCCCAACTGGCCCCTTGTTATATTTTGTTCATCATTCATAGTCCCTACAGCCTATCTATGTCACATATAATATAACATTTTGCCATCAAGTCAAGATATTTTCGATTTTAACAGTATCTTAAGGGCTGTTTCTCTCCTGCCCTGCTGGTGGTATGGCCCCCATCCCTTCCGTACGGTTTAATCCCGACAGCGGAGGGACAATTGCCGTCCGAATCTCGGGAGAATTCTTTAAGAGCGAAAGCCCGTTAAACAGCGTCGGTATTGACTTTTCGGCGATTTATATCATTGCTCCAACTGTTGGAGCAACTTAACCTGACAGGTCTTTGGGCCTCAAAAAAGAGGCAGGCTGAAGGATGAAGGGCACAGACCTTTGTTACAAATTGCCCCCAAGAACAGCACTTTAAGCCCAAAAAGTGGATTAAGGGTTGATGGATTAAGGAGTAAGGGTTAGAAGATAATCCATCAATCCTTAATCCATAATCCAATGTTCTCAAGGATTTGGTCCGACCCCAATCTATCCTATCCGATATGGAAGGAAATTGAGGCTAACGAGGAAGGAAGACGTCGACTATTTGCTACACCTCCTACTCATCATTTATGTTAGGTAATAAAAATGGTTAGATTTAACAAGAAGAAAGGGGCAGGAGAACGAGACTTGCACCTGGGTCGAGCGAACCCTTTTTGTAGTGTGTTCCCTGCCTCCCATGAACCCTGCTTGGTTGGTTGGGTCATAAGAACCCTTGTAAACATGGAGGATTGGTCGGGAGGCATATCCCCTGCCTTGTCTTCAATCATATCATGGAGGTGTATTTATGTATAGTCTCTTTGTGGGGATTGATGTATCAAAGGATTCTTTTTCGGTAAGCGGTATTGACGGAAAGGAGAATGTGGTATTTTCTCTTGTAGCTGCCATGGATAGAAACGGTTTTTCGGAATGCATGAAGACAATCTCTTCTCATAGTGAGGATCTCTCTCATGTTGTGGTTGCTATGGAATCCACCGGTTCATACCATATGAACCTCTTGTCTTTTCTGACTTCACAGGAAATCCGCACGATTGTTGTAAACCCCCTGCTGATAAAGAACTTCAGTAAGTTGTCTCTGAGGAAGACAAAGACGGATAAAAAGGATGCCCATACTATTGCACGGTTCCTTTTGGCACAGAGAGATTCCCTTGATCGTTTCTTTGCCCACCAGTATAAGGATCTG
This genomic window from Pseudomonadota bacterium contains:
- a CDS encoding MFS transporter, whose protein sequence is MKQFNFKVLLILSLGHLVVDIYQGALPATLPFLKEKLSLSYTMTGVILMMANFTSSVLQPLFGFYSDRKTKAVLLPIGLLAAGIGFSLLSIPTNYFIVLFLVVISGLGVASYHPEGYKTAHFFTGEKSVTGMSIFSVGGNFGFSLGPLFAIYIIQYLGFSSLPLIVVPSLLCTAVIIYYRKTIAIPRLAHAEQQKTASKAPVGAYISLFLVIAIVVMRSWTQMGLLTYIPFYYINHLKGDPLFAGNLIFVYLVCGAAGTLIGAPFADRWGHKLFLRLSMFLATITLPLIFVPFIQKTYLIFIVLGIQGMLLISTFSVTIVMAQKLLPNKLGVASGLMVGFAIGTGGIGVTLLGLVADNFGVPVALESIMILPLIGFILSLVVRYKG
- a CDS encoding CoA pyrophosphatase — its product is MISLIREKVKQYNPKTMESPGALCAGVVIPIYEKEQESFIVLTKRSNEVRMHKGEVSFPGGMCEDDDGSVMNTALRECCEEIGVRKNDVEIIGRLDDMHTLTGFVITPYVGIIPYPYRFKTNPVEVAYLINLPVEYLMGVNPVMEEAEHMGNIQVVPSFYYNGDRVWGATCRLLLQFRKIVNNETI
- a CDS encoding HU family DNA-binding protein, which translates into the protein MTKAEIVAKVAEKVKVTKKVADEAFQTIIGCIEGALKKGEKTTIVGFGTFSVAERKARKGRNPQTGKEIKIAAKKVPKFSAGAALKAVVSGKAIAKPAKKAPAKPKKK
- a CDS encoding radical SAM protein, with the translated sequence MSNTLRYEIGPIRPPNEAYSLLVRFTRNCSWNQCAFCHVYKGRRFEKRTLDEVRRDIDTIKTIYDDIMDLSRKQGFAGKITEPLAESIFSSNAYNECYKSIAVWLYFGGKNVFIQDANSLAMNPEDFIAALTYLKEMFPSIDRVTSYARSRTIAKRLTADNLKRMKDAGLTRLHIGLESGSNFLLKYMNKGVTKEEHIECGEKVKASGIELSEYIVLGMGGRKWWKEHVQDTSDALNIINPDFIRFRTLKVTKDMPLYEKVESGDFILSTEEEILLEERFLIEHLNGITSYIKSDHILNLLEEVEGKLPEEKEKLLGVIDEFLSLTDEQRLVFRFGRRAGIYRQLNDLNDELTYFKIKKQIREMEQKEPGSVEKTLLLLLENYI
- the der gene encoding ribosome biogenesis GTPase Der, whose product is MKPIISIVGRPNVGKSTLFNRIVGYSKAITEDTPGVTRDRNYGEFEYDGREFVLVDTGGFEPATEDNMFQLVERQIHVSMDESSAILFVLDGKDGLLPQDTEIANVLRKHSKPVFYVINKVDSQKRENDLTEFYKLGTGKLYPVSAAHGLGIGELLDDVCRALPVRGQGSKDRGQGVKGSRGQGSGDQGFEGSRVRGFEGSRGQENTSKEDDQSENGADQSEIRNPKSEILIAIAGRPNTGKSSIANRVLGSERMIVSEIPGTTRDSVDTKITFMGKDVILIDTAGLRRKSRISMKVEEYSVSSAIRTIERAHVVNLVIDAAEGVSHQDASIAHMVLSRGKGLCIVINKWDLVNEKARQNEYEQMVMNRIPHCSFAPLVFASAKTGKNIERIIETDIRIYGQLQKIIPTPTLNKVFEGFLKKTAIPRVQGNQIKIFYVNQVTTSPPTFLLFSNRPELIPEHYKRYLENSLREKYAFTGAPIRLFFRKK
- a CDS encoding YheU family protein; translated protein: MSIHIIPVNKLSPEAIQGVIEEFISRDGTDYGEIEASQKAKFRQVRHKLENGLAVLIFDDVTETINIFLADNPILKKIEASTE
- a CDS encoding alcohol dehydrogenase catalytic domain-containing protein, producing the protein MKAMALNRISRLPEEKNPLSLVDLPVPVPEDEEVLVKVSACGVCHTELDEIEGRTPPPQFPIVLGHQIVGNIVETGKSVGKLKIGDRVGIGWIHSACGRCGFCLRGDDNLCEQFEATGRDTHGGYAEYATVREGFAFKIPDAFTDMEAAPLLCAGAIGYRSLRLTGLEDGDNLGLIGFGASAHLVIQMTQHKYPHSKIFVFARSEGERAFARELGA
- a CDS encoding nucleotidyl transferase AbiEii/AbiGii toxin family protein, which encodes MITTTELHRVAEQEELRFDQVEKDYVILWLLSGLAHSGAKEHGWVFKGGTCLRHCYYKGYRFSEDIDFSCRPDGKNLETSLRLLDTVAAWVLRESGIRLSMREPLTVSGDFQIEIPVEYNRGGARRQGLPQVKVHLTFDEPVLDKAVVHSVKPGYSDLSAFSITTYSKREILAEKMRSLLQQQKKWPRPRDLYDLWYILCKSGEYFSWKELKPLFDEKCHIRGMQPDIRGLTSDTLREWNEKAWLDRLGPMLKNTPDFDRLWNEWVKTFHGLVEDMK